One segment of Tamlana crocina DNA contains the following:
- the rimK gene encoding 30S ribosomal protein S6--L-glutamate ligase → MNIVILSRNNQLYSTERLIEEGEKRGHKVEVIDPLKCDIIIEKEKPTIYYKDRYLDYVDAIIPRIGASVTFYGCAVVRQFEMMGVFTICTSDAIQRSRDKLRSLQRLSKAGIGMPKTVFTNYSRDVEEVIEHVGGTPVIIKLLEGTQGLGVVLAETKNAAESVLEAFNGLQARVIVQEFIKEAGGADLRALVVDGQVVGAMKRQGKEGEFRSNLHRGGQANIIKLSHDELKLAMNASRALKLPVCGVDMLQSARGPLLLEVNSTPGLEGIEAATGRNIAKAIIRYIEKNVPQTTE, encoded by the coding sequence ATGAACATAGTTATTCTGTCTAGAAACAACCAACTGTATTCCACCGAAAGGCTTATTGAAGAAGGCGAAAAACGGGGACATAAAGTTGAAGTGATCGATCCGCTGAAATGCGATATCATCATCGAAAAGGAAAAACCTACCATTTATTACAAAGACCGTTATTTGGATTACGTTGACGCCATTATACCACGTATTGGCGCCTCGGTAACCTTTTATGGCTGTGCCGTGGTGCGGCAGTTTGAAATGATGGGGGTTTTTACCATTTGCACCTCTGATGCAATACAACGTTCGCGCGATAAACTACGCAGTTTACAGCGTTTGAGCAAAGCTGGAATTGGCATGCCTAAAACGGTATTTACCAATTACTCGCGCGATGTTGAGGAAGTGATTGAACATGTTGGCGGTACGCCCGTAATCATTAAATTATTGGAAGGCACACAAGGTTTGGGCGTGGTTTTGGCCGAAACGAAGAATGCGGCCGAATCGGTTTTGGAAGCCTTTAACGGACTCCAGGCCCGAGTTATCGTTCAGGAATTTATTAAAGAAGCTGGTGGTGCTGACTTGCGAGCTTTGGTTGTTGACGGACAAGTGGTAGGTGCGATGAAACGCCAAGGCAAGGAAGGCGAATTCCGTTCGAACTTGCACCGTGGCGGACAAGCCAACATCATCAAACTGAGTCATGATGAGCTGAAACTGGCCATGAATGCCTCGCGTGCTTTAAAACTACCAGTTTGTGGTGTGGATATGTTGCAATCGGCCAGAGGGCCTTTGTTATTGGAAGTGAATTCCACCCCAGGCTTGGAAGGCATTGAAGCTGCCACGGGCCGAAATATAGCCAAGGCCATTATAAGATATATTGAAAAAAACGTACCGCAAACCACCGAATAA
- a CDS encoding RimK/LysX family protein, protein MKKIIGRVDIVDFPKLGLFNIDVKIDTGAYTSAIHCSKIIEENNTLRCIFNSKTHKNFGKTEIVFEEFSRTDVKSSNGFKENRYKVKSEVVFFGKTYKINLTLSTRDDMRFPVLIGRQFLKQKFLVDVDQENLSHLTSKA, encoded by the coding sequence ATGAAAAAAATTATAGGACGTGTTGATATTGTTGATTTCCCGAAACTGGGACTCTTTAATATTGACGTAAAAATTGACACCGGGGCTTACACCTCGGCCATCCATTGCTCGAAAATTATCGAGGAAAACAATACGCTGCGCTGCATTTTTAACAGCAAAACCCATAAAAACTTCGGTAAGACCGAAATTGTTTTCGAGGAATTTTCGAGAACCGACGTGAAAAGCAGCAACGGATTTAAGGAAAACCGCTATAAAGTAAAATCTGAAGTGGTATTTTTTGGAAAAACGTACAAGATTAACTTAACTTTAAGCACTAGAGACGATATGAGGTTTCCTGTTTTGATTGGCAGGCAGTTTTTAAAACAAAAATTTTTGGTTGATGTAGATCAGGAAAACCTTTCGCACCTAACAAGCAAAGCATGA